In a single window of the Jiangella alba genome:
- a CDS encoding TetR/AcrR family transcriptional regulator, giving the protein MVRAAREVIAEKGTAGFSVRAVAARAGIGASTLRYYFPSQRDLYEAVFGAAFDATLLDLRIHDTSVPPAERLAECLAQLLPPAPPLEQAVERWLDVITATFGPGGAPEARLAWSAVSRRARSRVTAWLAALAAEGALTGDVAAVERRARLLLTVVDGLALGRLVPIERLDESQERSVLDDAVAAVLR; this is encoded by the coding sequence ATCGTCCGCGCCGCGCGCGAGGTCATCGCCGAGAAGGGGACGGCCGGCTTCAGCGTGCGCGCGGTGGCCGCGCGGGCCGGCATCGGCGCCAGCACGCTGCGCTATTACTTCCCGTCGCAGCGCGACCTCTACGAGGCGGTCTTCGGCGCCGCGTTCGACGCCACGCTGCTCGACCTGCGCATCCACGACACCTCCGTCCCGCCCGCCGAACGGCTGGCCGAGTGCCTGGCGCAGCTGCTGCCCCCGGCGCCGCCGCTCGAGCAGGCGGTCGAGCGCTGGCTGGACGTCATCACGGCGACGTTCGGGCCCGGCGGTGCGCCGGAGGCGAGGCTCGCGTGGTCGGCCGTGTCGCGGCGGGCGCGGTCCCGGGTGACGGCGTGGCTGGCGGCGCTCGCGGCGGAGGGTGCGCTGACGGGAGACGTGGCGGCGGTGGAACGGCGTGCGCGGCTGCTGCTCACGGTCGTGGACGGCCTCGCGCTGGGACGGTTGGTGCCGATCGAACGGCTGGACGAGTCGCAGGAACGCTCCGTGCTCGACGACGCGGTCGCCGCCGTGCTCCGCTGA
- the coaE gene encoding dephospho-CoA kinase produces the protein MLRVGLTGGIGAGKSVVARRLAERGATVVDADVIAREVVEPGTPGLAAVVEEFGPGVLTPDGALDRPALGKIVFADDDRRAALNAIVHPLVGRRRQELVAAAGPDAVVVEDIPLLVENGLATGFPLVIVVHATEEERLRRLVDDRGMTPADALARIRSQATDEQRRAAADVWLDNSGALVDIEAAVDALWTERLAPFEEHLRTRTAAPRSPHAVVVEPDPTWAVQGERLLGRIRRVAGDRLIRSDHHGSTSVPGLPAKDVIDVQLVVADLATAEEVAGELAEVGLVRRPDRWWDVDRDGVERDKVLAGNADPGRAVNCHIRPVTSPSWRDGLLLRDWLRAHPDAVAEYAALKRDLAAQPHGSVDEYAERKTPWINASLTRADAWAEEVGWDV, from the coding sequence GTGCTGAGAGTCGGGCTGACGGGTGGGATCGGGGCCGGGAAGTCGGTGGTGGCGCGCCGGCTGGCCGAGCGGGGAGCGACGGTCGTCGACGCGGACGTCATCGCGCGCGAGGTGGTCGAGCCGGGCACACCGGGACTGGCCGCCGTCGTCGAGGAGTTCGGACCCGGCGTCCTGACGCCCGACGGCGCGCTGGACCGGCCGGCGCTCGGGAAGATCGTCTTCGCCGACGACGACCGCCGGGCCGCGCTGAACGCGATCGTCCACCCGCTGGTCGGCCGCCGTCGCCAGGAGTTGGTCGCCGCCGCGGGGCCGGACGCCGTCGTCGTCGAGGACATCCCACTGCTGGTCGAGAACGGGCTGGCCACCGGATTTCCGCTGGTCATCGTCGTGCACGCGACGGAGGAAGAGCGGCTGCGGCGGCTGGTCGACGACCGCGGCATGACACCGGCCGACGCGCTGGCGCGGATCCGGTCGCAGGCCACCGACGAGCAGCGGCGCGCCGCGGCGGACGTCTGGCTGGACAACTCCGGCGCGCTTGTGGATATCGAGGCCGCCGTCGACGCCCTGTGGACGGAGCGCCTGGCGCCGTTCGAGGAGCACCTGCGGACCCGGACCGCCGCGCCCCGTTCGCCGCACGCCGTCGTCGTCGAGCCGGACCCGACGTGGGCGGTGCAGGGGGAGCGGCTGCTGGGGCGCATCCGGCGCGTGGCGGGGGACCGGCTGATCCGGTCGGACCATCATGGCTCGACGTCGGTGCCCGGGCTGCCGGCGAAGGACGTGATCGACGTGCAGTTGGTCGTCGCGGACCTGGCGACGGCGGAGGAGGTCGCCGGCGAGCTGGCCGAGGTCGGCCTCGTCCGGCGGCCGGACCGCTGGTGGGACGTCGATCGCGACGGCGTCGAGCGCGACAAGGTGCTGGCCGGCAACGCCGATCCCGGCCGCGCCGTCAACTGCCACATCCGCCCCGTCACGTCGCCCTCGTGGCGCGACGGCCTGCTGCTGCGCGACTGGCTGCGGGCGCACCCGGACGCCGTCGCCGAGTATGCGGCGCTCAAGCGCGACCTCGCCGCCCAGCCGCACGGCTCCGTCGACGAGTACGCGGAACGCAAGACGCCGTGGATCAACGCCTCCCTCACCCGAGCCGACGCCTGGGCGGAGGAGGTCGGCTGGGACGTGTGA
- a CDS encoding AAA family ATPase — translation MDDETRRFVTTFRTFLAEVVHQVRDESDPVQPLLPVLQEHLGVAPRSLPVVTEQVSSLRYADADVALEALAGRHGGRRLIGVGGGMARRHSSLAEIIENAGIHGVFPVGPVDYARVPTGPDTSRQVVAFGLHLLTYDGVGLVVLQRDAQPQFGREQPELEVLAASDAVVPAFLDELHLLMAERSVLRGQVVTFAPAEFGASNGDVTFLRRPTLTAGDVVLPDGVLARIERHLTGIARHRDALRAAGQHLKRGVLLFGPPGTGKTHTVRYLMAVSPGTTVIVLSGRSLRLVQVAAETARALEPAVVVLEDCDLIAEDRTLSGGPQPLLFEALDALDGLAADADVAFVLTTNRADLLEPALAQRPGRVDLAAEIPLPDAAARRRLNRLYARDLPFSAAALDAAAERADGTTASFAKELMRRAVLTAASAGHPPGDDDLSVALDEMLSDSEALTRSLFGGATDGAGSMADGPSGVWPQPGVAPPGA, via the coding sequence ATGGACGACGAAACCCGCAGGTTCGTGACCACGTTCCGCACCTTTCTCGCCGAGGTCGTGCACCAGGTGCGCGACGAGTCCGACCCGGTCCAGCCGCTGCTCCCGGTCCTCCAGGAGCACCTGGGCGTCGCGCCCCGGTCCCTTCCGGTCGTCACCGAGCAGGTCTCGTCGCTGCGCTACGCCGACGCCGACGTCGCGCTGGAGGCCCTCGCCGGCCGCCACGGCGGGCGCCGCCTCATCGGCGTCGGCGGCGGCATGGCCCGGCGGCACTCCTCACTGGCCGAGATCATCGAGAACGCCGGCATCCACGGCGTCTTCCCCGTCGGCCCGGTCGACTACGCGCGCGTCCCCACCGGCCCCGACACCAGCCGTCAGGTCGTCGCGTTCGGCCTGCACCTGCTCACCTACGACGGCGTCGGGCTGGTCGTCCTGCAGCGCGACGCCCAGCCGCAGTTCGGGCGCGAGCAGCCCGAGCTGGAGGTGCTGGCCGCGTCCGACGCCGTCGTCCCCGCCTTCCTCGACGAGTTGCACCTGCTCATGGCCGAGCGCAGCGTGCTGCGCGGGCAGGTCGTCACGTTCGCGCCGGCCGAGTTCGGCGCCAGCAACGGCGACGTCACGTTCCTGCGCCGCCCCACCCTCACCGCCGGCGACGTCGTCCTGCCCGACGGCGTGCTCGCCCGCATCGAGCGACACCTCACCGGCATCGCCCGCCACCGCGACGCGCTGCGGGCCGCCGGCCAGCACCTCAAGCGCGGGGTGCTGCTCTTCGGGCCGCCCGGCACCGGCAAGACGCACACCGTCCGCTACCTCATGGCCGTCAGCCCCGGCACCACGGTCATCGTGTTGTCCGGGCGGTCGCTGCGGCTGGTCCAGGTGGCCGCCGAGACCGCCCGCGCGCTCGAGCCGGCCGTCGTCGTGTTGGAGGACTGCGACCTGATCGCCGAGGACCGCACCCTCTCCGGCGGGCCGCAGCCGCTGTTGTTCGAGGCCCTCGACGCGCTCGACGGCCTCGCCGCCGACGCCGACGTCGCGTTCGTCCTCACCACCAACCGCGCCGACCTGCTCGAGCCCGCCCTCGCCCAGCGGCCCGGCCGGGTCGACCTCGCCGCCGAGATCCCGCTGCCCGACGCCGCCGCCCGGCGACGGCTGAACCGGCTGTACGCGCGCGATCTGCCGTTCTCGGCGGCCGCGCTGGACGCCGCCGCCGAGCGCGCCGACGGCACGACGGCGTCGTTCGCGAAGGAACTGATGCGCCGCGCCGTCCTCACCGCCGCCTCCGCCGGCCACCCACCCGGCGACGACGACCTCTCCGTCGCACTGGACGAGATGCTGAGCGACTCGGAGGCCCTGACCCGCAGCCTCTTCGGCGGCGCGACCGACGGTGCCGGTTCGATGGCGGACGGTCCTTCGGGCGTCTGGCCGCAGCCCGGGGTCGCGCCGCCGGGCGCGTAG
- the uvrB gene encoding excinuclease ABC subunit UvrB, whose amino-acid sequence MRAASEISRVVAPFEVVSEWEPSGDQPAAIDDLERRIRAGDKDTVLLGATGTGKSATTAWLVERLQRPTLVMVPNKTLAAQFANELREMFPNNAVEYFVSYYDYYQPEAYVPQSDTYIEKDSSINEEVERLRHSATWSLLTRRDVIVVATVSCIYGLGSADEYLHRMVHLKVGDEKNREGLLRELVDVQYTRNDQNLTRGTFRVRGDTLEIIPMYDELAVRVEFFGDEIERIMTMHPLTGEVMREEQETYVAPATHYVSGRDRMERAIGSIEAELEERLAEFERQGKLLEAQRLRMRTTYDIEMMREVGFTSGIENYSRHMDDRAPGSAPNCLLDYFPDDFLLVIDESHVTVPQIGGMYEGDMSRKRTLVDHGFRLPSAMDNRPLRFEEFLERIGQTVYLSATPGPYEMEKVDSVVEQIIRPTGLVDPEVVVKATKGQIDDLIHEIRLRVERDERVLVTTLTKKMAEDLTDYLLERGIQVRYLHSEVDTLRRVELLRELRVGEFDVLVGINLLREGLDLPEVSLVSILDADKEGFLRSGTSLIQTIGRAARNVSGQVHMYADTITPSMQNAIEETNRRREKQVAYNREHGIDPTPLRKRISDITQMLAREDADTEALIGGSGRAASRGKSPVPGVRASVGSAGKHAADLAGMPAADLAGLIQQLSDQMHAAAAELQFELAARLRDEISELKKELRGMHEAGVG is encoded by the coding sequence ATGCGCGCGGCTAGTGAAATCTCCCGGGTGGTGGCGCCCTTCGAGGTCGTCAGTGAGTGGGAGCCGTCCGGAGACCAGCCGGCGGCCATCGACGACCTCGAGCGGCGGATCCGTGCGGGCGACAAAGACACCGTCCTGCTCGGCGCCACCGGCACGGGCAAGAGCGCCACCACGGCCTGGCTGGTCGAGCGGCTGCAGCGGCCCACGCTGGTCATGGTGCCGAACAAGACGCTGGCGGCCCAGTTCGCCAACGAACTGCGCGAGATGTTCCCGAACAACGCGGTCGAGTACTTCGTCTCCTACTACGACTACTACCAGCCCGAGGCGTACGTCCCGCAGAGCGACACCTACATCGAGAAGGACTCCTCCATCAACGAGGAGGTCGAGCGGCTCCGGCACTCGGCTACGTGGTCGCTGCTGACCAGGCGCGACGTCATCGTGGTGGCCACGGTGTCGTGCATCTACGGCCTGGGCTCGGCCGACGAGTACCTCCACCGCATGGTGCACCTCAAGGTCGGCGACGAGAAGAACCGCGAGGGGCTGCTGCGCGAGCTGGTCGACGTCCAGTACACGAGGAACGACCAGAACCTCACCCGTGGCACGTTCCGGGTGCGCGGCGACACCCTCGAGATCATCCCGATGTACGACGAGCTGGCCGTGCGGGTCGAGTTCTTCGGCGACGAGATCGAGCGCATCATGACCATGCACCCGCTCACCGGCGAGGTCATGCGCGAGGAGCAGGAGACGTACGTCGCGCCGGCCACCCACTACGTGTCCGGCCGCGACCGCATGGAACGCGCCATCGGCAGCATCGAGGCCGAGCTCGAGGAGCGGCTGGCCGAGTTCGAGCGGCAGGGCAAGCTGCTCGAGGCCCAGCGGCTGCGCATGCGCACCACCTACGACATCGAGATGATGCGCGAGGTCGGGTTCACGTCCGGCATCGAGAACTACTCGCGGCACATGGACGACCGCGCGCCCGGGTCGGCGCCGAACTGCCTGCTCGACTACTTCCCCGACGACTTCCTGCTGGTCATCGACGAGTCGCACGTCACCGTCCCGCAGATCGGCGGCATGTACGAGGGTGACATGAGCCGCAAGCGCACCCTCGTCGACCACGGGTTCCGGCTGCCCAGCGCCATGGACAACCGGCCGCTGCGGTTCGAGGAGTTCCTCGAGCGCATCGGCCAGACGGTGTACCTCTCGGCCACGCCCGGCCCGTACGAGATGGAGAAGGTCGACTCCGTCGTCGAGCAGATCATCCGGCCGACCGGCCTGGTCGACCCCGAGGTCGTGGTCAAGGCCACGAAGGGCCAGATCGACGACCTCATCCACGAGATCCGGCTTCGGGTCGAGCGCGACGAGCGGGTCCTCGTCACCACGCTCACCAAGAAGATGGCCGAAGACCTCACCGACTACCTGCTCGAACGCGGCATCCAGGTGCGCTACCTGCACAGTGAGGTCGACACCCTGCGCCGGGTCGAACTGCTGCGCGAACTGCGCGTCGGCGAGTTCGACGTGCTCGTCGGCATCAACCTGCTCCGCGAGGGCCTCGACCTGCCGGAGGTGTCGCTGGTCAGCATCCTCGACGCCGACAAGGAAGGGTTCCTCCGGTCCGGCACGTCGCTGATCCAGACCATCGGCCGCGCCGCCCGCAACGTGTCCGGCCAGGTGCACATGTACGCCGACACCATCACGCCGTCCATGCAGAACGCCATCGAAGAGACCAACCGGCGGCGCGAGAAGCAGGTCGCCTACAACCGCGAGCACGGCATCGACCCCACCCCGTTGCGCAAGCGCATCAGCGACATCACCCAGATGCTGGCCCGCGAGGACGCCGACACCGAGGCGCTCATCGGCGGGTCCGGGCGGGCCGCCAGCCGCGGCAAGTCGCCGGTGCCGGGTGTGCGCGCGAGTGTCGGCAGCGCCGGCAAGCACGCCGCCGACCTGGCGGGCATGCCCGCCGCCGACCTCGCTGGCCTCATCCAGCAGCTCAGCGACCAGATGCACGCCGCGGCGGCCGAGCTGCAGTTCGAGCTGGCGGCCCGGCTGCGCGACGAGATCTCGGAGCTGAAGAAGGAGCTGCGCGGCATGCACGAGGCCGGCGTCGGCTGA